One genomic region from Biomphalaria glabrata chromosome 7, xgBioGlab47.1, whole genome shotgun sequence encodes:
- the LOC129927422 gene encoding nuclear receptor coactivator 6-like, whose protein sequence is MSDVPPQQPPPAYAPPTPHYPAYPPNYYPPPQPQPQIIMIQQQQQQQQQQNVNVTVDRRNDVVVVKREVNHCLHCIISLFFWPWIFVWIALCICDDM, encoded by the exons ATGTCTGACGTTCCTCCGCAACAACCCCCTCCAGCCTATGCCCCACCTACACCGCACTATCCGGCTTACCCCCCAA ATTATTACCCACCGCCCCAGCCTCAGCCTCAGATTATAATGATCCAACAGcagcaacagcaacaacaacaacaa AATGTTAATGTCACAGTGGATAGGAGAAATGACGTAGTAGTTGT CAAACGAGAAGTCAATCACTGTCTCCATTGTATAATATCTCTCTTCTTCTGGCCCTGGATATTTGTCTGGATTGCCCTG TGCATATGTGACGATATGTAA